agtAGGCTCACCTGCAAAGTGAGTGTAGGCTGTGTCTTGCAGGTAGGTGCCACAGCCAAAGTCGATGAGTTTGGCCTTCCCGGTGGCCAGGTCGAGCAGGATGTTCTCTGGCTTGATGTCGCGGTGCAGGACCCCGCAGCTGGTGCAGTGCCGCACGGCCTCCAGCACCTGGCGGAACAGCGCCCGCGCCTCCTCCTCGAGCAGGAACCGCCGTGCCCCAATGAAACGCTGCAGATCCTGACAGCGCTCTGGCCGCTCCAGCACCATCACGATGTGTTCGGGGAGCTCGAGCcactccagcagctgcaccacaCCAGGGAAGCCAGTGGACACCTTGGCCAGCAGCACGATCTCCAGAGGGGCCCTGCTGCTGTCGGGCTGCGGGAGGAGCACGATGCCCTCAGTGGGGCCGATGCCGTGCCGGGGCTCGGGGAGCCCTCAGCCAGCCCGGGATGCTCTGCGCCCTGCGCTGGACCCATGCCCGCTCTCCCTCGAGGCGTCCTGGCGGCTTCCACCGTGTCGGGCCTCGGCTCATCCCCGCccggcagccctggctgctgccactggCCCCGCTCACTCACCAGCTCGCCCCAGTGCCGGACGCGGTTCCGTGGCACCCTTTTGATGGCCACCTGCAAGCCAAGGACAGCAGCGGGCTCAGCTCGCCGCccgccctgcccagccccatcctcctcctcctcctccgccccctCCTCCTgcgcccgccgccggccccgctgcTCACCGGGGCGCTGTCCGAGAGCCGCGTGGCCACGAAGACGCTGCCGAAGCCTCCGTGCCCCAGCAGCGAACTCACTCGGTACCGCTCCTGCAGGGCCTCCTGCGCCTTCCCTGCGGGCGGGATGCGGCTGTCAGCACTCGGGCCGGGGCCAGCAACGGCCCCCGAGCGCCCCTCAGCCGCCCCGGGCCGGCCATGCCCAGGCGTTCGCTCCTCGGAACGCGGCACGGGAGGCTCGGGGCCGGCGGCCGCGCCGCCGAGCGGCGGAGCTTGGGCCGGGGAAGCCGCAGCggaggcggcggcagcggccgcGCCGCCTGTGTCCTCCGCGGGCCCCGGGAGGAGccagggccggggccggggctgggctcGGGGCTGGAGCCTGCCTCGGGTCCGGGGCCGGGCTCGGGCCAGGCGGAGCCGAAGGGCGGCGATGCCGCCCCCGCACCAGGCACTGACGCCCGCCCAGCAGCGCCACCGCCAGTACGGCCAGAGCCGGGCAGAGGCGAGAGCgcggcgggacggccggggccgggcacggggcagccccgcccggggccgggggcgggccaGGGGCATGGCCCGGCCcggcaggggagagggaggcggggagaggagagggacgCCAGGCAAGGGACCCCGAGAGAAGGGTGCCCGACCGcgggaaagggagagaaagaaaaacagaaggaaaaacagaaagagaaggaaaaagagaaagtgaaagaaagaaagagtgatctaaaatatctgttttgctgctgtcgctgctgctgctgtcgctgctgctgccgccgctgctgctgccgccgctgccgccgctgcaACTGAAGCACCGGGGCCGTTCGTCCCCGTGTCCGTTCCCCGCTCGCCCCACGAGCCCCACGTTCGAGCCCCGCGCgccccgggcacagcccctgaGTCTGTCCAAACACGGGAACTTTGCAGCGGTGAGCCCAGATGCAGAGCCCTGACTCCTGCACACTGGCACAGCAATCCCCTCGCTTGCTGCTCTGCATTGTCCTGGCTGAGGGTCAAACACTGTCGGGCCACCTTCCCTTGCTGTAGGATTCCTACCtgaccccagcactgcactTACATCTCCAGTGTTGCCTTCCAGTAAaaacaggggaaggaaaacTCTGTGTGGGTCATGGTATTTTACAGTGTCTAAAAATCACTAAGTCACCGATCTTAGAGGTGAAGTGCatctggaattcctgggatggAGAAGTAATGCAACATGGAAAAGGGGAGCATAGAAATAAATAGAGGAAAACATCTTggattgtttctttcatttagaTTTCACTTCTGGAAAGCTGTTCCAGTTTTCCAGGAATCTTCTCCTGTCTGTTCTTCCCAAGAATCTCTCCTGGAGAACAAGGTCAAGCTTCTGTCACAAGATTTGccaccagctgcagcttctcttgGCTTTCCACATTGcacagtgtctgcagcaggacTTTTGCAGCAAAGCAGGACAAATGTTTGGAGAACTTTACgtgtcctttctttt
This Molothrus ater isolate BHLD 08-10-18 breed brown headed cowbird unplaced genomic scaffold, BPBGC_Mater_1.1 matUn_MA629, whole genome shotgun sequence DNA region includes the following protein-coding sequences:
- the LOC118701392 gene encoding serine/threonine-protein kinase pim-1-like gives rise to the protein PLPGRAMPLARPRPRAGLPRARPRPSRRALASARLWPYWRWRCWAGVSAWCGGGIAALRLRLARARPRTRGRLQPRAQPRPRPWLLPGPAEDTGGAAAAAASAAASPAQAPPLGGAAAGPEPPVPRSEERTPGHGRPGAAEGRSGAVAGPGPSADSRIPPAGKAQEALQERYRVSSLLGHGGFGSVFVATRLSDSAPVAIKRVPRNRVRHWGELPDSSRAPLEIVLLAKVSTGFPGVVQLLEWLELPEHIVMVLERPERCQDLQRFIGARRFLLEEEARALFRQVLEAVRHCTSCGVLHRDIKPENILLDLATGKAKLIDFGCGTYLQDTAYTHFAGTLSYSPPEWNDFGWYHGEAATIWSLGILLHQMVCGEHPFRRGRNLSWGQLPLPQGLSQECKDLIRWCLSVNSLDRPTLEDLFCDPWVQDIPLP